The Falco biarmicus isolate bFalBia1 chromosome 1, bFalBia1.pri, whole genome shotgun sequence DNA segment TTGTTGAACATTCTCAGCTCAGGAACTGGTGCAGGTCTTGAGGCTACTGAAATCTTTCAGACTACTCTCCATTATTATACTCTTTAAGAAGGTTAGTCACTACTTCACATGGATTATAATATgagcagaaacatttctgcatAGCACTTGTGCCAGCTAATTCAGTCATATGAACCGTTTCCTTTTTATGTGTGTTccacagaaatatatataacaTTGCACATTTCACGCCATGGCACACTTGCAATTTCAGTTAGTAGCTGTCAGGTTTTTTGAGCTTTCACTGGAATTTTAATTAACTGCAACCGATCTAACAAGCAATTAATTCAGCATTCATTACTTGTTAGGTTGATTATTACttaaatttagtttttaaagctTGCTCTATTTCTTGTTGAGAATCATCCCAAGAGAATGCTAACTCTAGCAGCAAGGATTCGCAGACTTGGAGACAGCACGATTTCCTCTGTAATCCAGACGTGGGTTAGTGATTTGTCAGCTTTCTCCTCTAGAAGCATATGAACAactcttgtttaaaaatacctagggttctcataaaaaaaaaaaagtgctaataGGGAGGTACATGATGCTAcgaaaattatgcagaaagagttattttaaaaagggaaaactgcactgtttgcttttcttctttttgatcACTGTCCTCACTGCACTCGTGCTGTGTAGTCCATCTGTTGCATAGCAATCCACGACAAAGTCTGGGGAGCTGATGCTAAACTACAGAACTTTTTGTTGTTAAACTAATTTAACACAGTCTTGAAAGCCAACCTTTGATACTTAATCTCCCTTTTGTTCCCCTCATTTCTACACTCTGCCCAGTTTAACTTATTCTAGATTGCCTGAAACCAAAGCAACCTGAGCCATTCAAAACAAGATTGCCACATTAAGGATCTGGTCAAAATGGGAATACAACCAGGGATTCCATCTAATCCACACCCCATGAATTAGGCATCCATGCCTAACTAAGCAAACCTGACAGACAACTTTCTCTTGTAAAACATACATTACAATACAATGCAGGCAAGTAGCAAATGTTTGGTATTTACAGATTAATATCTAAACTACTGTGCTATCCCGAGAAAGACAACCTCTCCATAAATACTAAGCAAACTAGCATAAATGAGTTAATCCAGAAAGACAGCTAAGAACGGATGACCTGTATTTCTACAACTTTGAAAAGATACACAACTTTCTGTCTATTGCCTCAACAGTCAATTAAGATGTGAATTGCATCAACCAAATTCCAGGGTCGCTTCACCTCAGGCAATCAGTATTATGGCTCCATTGAAGCAGGGGTCCccaaactatggcccgcgggccggatacggccccccacccagggtcctcaatccagcacccggtatttacagaactcccccacccaccccaccccacccccgccgggggttgtgggggaaaccaagcagccgcagatgacttaccgccacttcatccgtgcgccggccccctgtttaaaaagtttgaggactcctgcATTGAAGGCTCAGTATTAGGGATCTCAAAAATCTTACATTTGATAGCGGGTTCTCAAAATCTCTTTTGTCCAAACCGGTGTGATAGTCATCAGCTCATTATAACCACCTTAAAAAGGTTTGTCGCCCCTTCAGCATGAGCAGTTCCTCCCTAAAGTACAATAATAGGGTTAATTGGCATTAGTATCAAAGTACaattggggagggggggaagggcaAATTTACAAAATTGTTactattgggaaaaaaaaaaaaacccacaaaaaaccaacaaaccctaACGGGAAAACCACCTTAACAGATTCTCTATATGCCTTTTACAGTTCCATGGCCATAATTCTTAAAATCCTAAGTACTCAGGTTGAGGTTATCATTTGATACAGATTGTTTTTCACTGGGCTGGTGATAATTTCTGAGAGGGTATGAAATTTCAAGAGCCTTGTTTCACCTGATTTAATTAAATCATGATTTAATTTCCTCCCTGTCATTCCACCTTTTGTAAACTCTGCAGAAATCCCACCACTAAGCCAGAAACGTAGTGCCTAGCAAGCCCACAAACACACACGTAGCATTACTGCAGCTGTTTGCCAGTATATTCCACAGCTTCTGTGATAAGGTGAATTACCAAAACCGCAAGTGCTGTACTACCAGAGTGGCTCAAACTAAAATGACCTTCTCAGTGCACTGTGAATAGACTCGATACCTACAAGTACTGGAGTTGTTTATcagaataaaaaggaggaaaagaaaaaaggaattaaaaaatacttaactaGGCAAGCATGCACTGCTTAATTTTAAGAAGGgtctttctgtgattttaatGAAGCATACACTACACAAGTTATCATGATTCATTTCATACTCAGTTTTCCCCACATATTTTACAACGGTAAATTTTACATGGTTATCCTATTCTCAACATACTTAGTTTGCATCTCACATAAGTAAAACTCTCACTCAACCTAAAATAATAGctgtttcagaaagattttcagAATTTAGCCCATAATGAAGCAGCTTGTTTAAAATCAGTAGTTTGACAGAAAACACACTAAATGCATTAACTACTCAGCTCTCCTACTGAAGTGATCTACAGTTATCATACTCACAGGGCAGTGCTACCGAAACATGAAAGTTTCAATCATTCTGCGGCAACTGCACATTCCTGttgtgcaaaaataaaactgaggcACAAGTAAAGGAAATGACTTGTTCAAAATCAATGAGTCAGCAAGACCAGTGTGTAGAATATGGATTTCTGAAACTCATTTTTGCTACAGCACTCCATCATTCAGATCTTGCTAATGAGGTATGTGCCATTTCAGTCACATTCCTGTCATTGTAGCTTGATGAAACAAACATTCCTGTTTTTTCCAATCACTGATTCCATACTGTGTCATGCTTCTTAATTGTTTGATCAAACCGTCTTTATTTCAGATGCagctttcctgcattttctaAACACCCTATGGCATGTTGCTTTCCTTACTAAAAATATTAGGAAAGTGCTTATGTTACATACTTTCAGTTTATCAGTTTGTAATCCATATGAGTACTTGATAAttagttttttcccctccatatCTGAATCTTTATTCTGTGTTGCCTGACATAGTATGCAGTTGGGTGCCTGAGAGATTGACTCTGCAAATGTTGTGTAGGTTACAACCTTTGGAAATATACCCTTGAATCTTGCAGTTTATCTAGACTTCTTAAATGGAATTatctcaatttaaaaaacatacatatacattttaattaaaaaaacagcaattCACATACTCCATCTTTCATCAGTGCCCACTATAAAGCTCAATTAACCTTTTGAGTAGATCTCAGTCTTTTGcatctcctttcattttctttcaggttcCACTGGagactttttcctcttctgacaTTATATCCaattttctatgaaaatttaccttgatttttcctttctctgcctgccttttttattattttaataaactttttatCATTTGCACTCCGTTTTCCAGTTTTGACTGCTGTTCCCAGAGGACATCATTTATCAATTCCCAATGATACACCTTTCAGTCACTTTCCCAGTTCTCACACCTAACTTCCCATGGTCATAACCACGCTGTTATCCAAGTACCACAATACATAAAGCATCTTTATGTTGAAAAATTCACAACTGTCatcacagtaaataaaaataattagactCTATTCATAACCCGGAAGCAATGTCTATTGAACAAGCCTTTCTGAAGCTTAAAAGAGGGTGCAGCTATAAAGTAATATGAAGTACTTTAAATATTCTAACCAATCAGAAAGTGTTAATttggctagaaaaaaaaaatcagacaaattacttttattaattAAACTCTTATTCCTTTCAGGTAATTAAGCACAATACTCAACACTGAGAGAAATTTTTAGGTGCTTAAATTCCCTGTGGGATCTTTGCTTGAGTaactttctggggaaaaaaaaaaaagggatttaagAGCATATACTGAGCAGTTGTGCATTAAGAAAACTATGAATAgctaaacaaagaaaacaaaaaaccacccactAACTACATTTTCAAACCATGTATTTAATTGACCTCTTTGTTCATTCATCCCAcacttggaaaaataatttttacttagACTCAATACATGGGATTTGGAGTGAGTTTGTAAGAACAAGTTCTGAAGTTAACCATCATCTACTGCAAAAATAGAGGTGGCCTTAAACCCTGATTTGAGCATTCAGAATCTGCGTTTTTCgcagatttttctcctgttactGATACGGACCACAAACACAGACTGATTGTATGGCCAAATTCAGCTGAGGCATAAACAAGTCCCATTCCACCTGAAGTAAGTAGGAGTAAAATTACACCATGACCAAATCCGCTACATCCTATGttgaaaacaaatattgttCACAAGGCGTAATTAGAACACCATGAACAAATATGCAGTGGTAGGTGCATTTATATTTACCCCAGCTTAGATGAGCTAATATTACCAGGAATAGTAATCCCATTTTATTTGAGATTCGATTTTGGTAAGCTTATATTCACAGCTCCTATCATAAAGTTTATGACATTAAAGGCTGCTTTCTTGATTAAGATAAGACAAGCAGGATAtagcagaggcagaaagagaTAGCAAATAGCAGTGTGATTTCCATTGCAGTAGTGCGcactccctctctcttttttaactGTAAATTGAGAAAGACTTAAGGATCTGTAACAATTCTATTACCGGAATTGTTATAAGGTCAGTTAAATTTTGTCAATTGTATGACACTCAGAATACTGTCTGAAGACATGGCAGGTGGTTTTGAAGTGTCATTATAACCAGTTTGGGCCCAggaaagtacatttttaaaacaaaacatgttaaattttacatttagaCATCATATAAAAACAGACTTTGTAATAAATTGAGACAGAAGGGCCTTCTGGGAAATGTTACTGAATACGGACAAAAAGGTGTCTATAAATGATTCAAATTCAGACACAATATGATAGGGAAATAAACTTGGAGActctaatataaaaaaaaacttaaataaaatagatttccttatgtaaaaaaaaaggtttttttctaaatccagCTATTCGGCTTCTTGTGATACTGTCTAAAGCTGGAGGTACTCGGTTCTTAAAAGTTTGAAGggcatcattaaaaaaaactccTTTATTTAATTAGCTTGCATTCAAGGGATGGTTACAGATACCCCTGAAGGCAAAGTGGCATGGCCTAGGCTCAGCTGAAAGGAGCCGTGAGAAAGCTTCGGTATGGAAGTCCTGGTTTTATAAAGCATCGGCTAAAGAAGGCTCTCCTACGGGCAGCTTAGCAGCTCTAACCAGTTCAGCAGGGCTCTGGGATCCACACGCACATCTACACACCTGGCGGTGAGCAGTACTGCAAGGACTATAAGGAAGACCAGGGCAGACAGAAGCAGGTCTCCGCGAAGGTCGAAGCGCCAGGTCCAGTTTCACCAGAGGGAAAGGCACAGGCCAGCTCCCCTCAGGGACGCCAGCGCCCATGGCTCCGTGCGCAGGCCTGCTCACACAcctgcctctcctccccccGCCGCACCTCACACACGGTTTCTCTCACAGACACCCAGAACCTCAGCCTCGCCAGCTGTCACGCtcgctcccagccctgcagcctctcTCACAGACCAGTACCTCAGCCTCACACGACCCGTTTCCCTCCCCGCACCCCCCAGCCTGCTACCATGCCACCTGCCACCGAGCGCAGCCAGCCCATGCCcactccccacagctgcctctgcctcGCTCGCTCACGCTTCCCTGCTCGCACGCCCTCACGCTTTCGCGCTCTGCCTTGCCCCCCTCTTCCCTCGCTTTCATGCTCTTCCCCTCGCTTTTCTCCCCCTCGCCCCCGGCGCCGCAGCCCGCTGCTGTGAGGCGGCCGCGCAGGGGGCGCTGCGGCGGCCCCTGCCCGGTCAGCGCGCGAGCTGCTCGCCGCTTTCCCGCCCGCCGCTGAGGCGCGCTCCCGCCACTTCTCGCGAGCGCTGGTCTCGCTCCCGCGAGCGGCCGCCGTGCGCCTGCGCGCtgccgggccggccgggcctGAGGACGGGGCTGGTTCCGCGGTGGGCTCTGGGGCTTCCAGCCGCCAAGATGAGCGGCACGCTGGCGAAGATCGCGGAGATCGAGGCTGAGGTAACGCGTCGGCCTCGTCCCTGGCTGGGACCGGGCGAGGCACGAAGCGCCAGGCGGGGCAGCCGCGGTGCCTTCCCGTGAGGGGACGGTGCGGCCCGGCAGAGCCTCTCCCGGTGGTGAGTCCTCGGTTCCGTGCTCTTGCAGATGGCGCGGACGCAGAAGAACAAGGCCACGGCTCACCACCTGGGGCTGCTGAAGGCCCGCTTGGCCAAGCTGCGCCGGGAGCTCATCACCCCTaagggcggcggcggcggcggccccggggaaggtgcgTTGTTCCGCGGGAAGGCGTCGGCCGCCTCCGCAGAAGCGGCCGCTCCTCACGGCCGGCGTGCGGGGTGTGTGAGGGAAATCGATCTGACAGGGGTGGCCCTTCTCCGCTTAAATTGTGTCAGACTGTCTGCTGAATAAATCGGAGCAacctccttctctcctctcGTCCTCGTCTCCTCTCGTCCTCCTCGGTGCACGACCTTAGCCGTGGTGTGCGGCCTGTCCCAGGGCTTTGGGGTGGAGCCTGTCCTGAACCATAAATGAAGGAGCTTCTGCATTTTGGCTAATAAAACCTTGTATTTCCAGAACTCTTAGGAGTTCTACAAGAAGCATCGTGCAGCAGCCACctgtttttatatataaaggTGTGAATTTTCTAAGCTGCAGTGCTTAAAGAGAATGCTCTATCTGTACTCAAGTATTGCCCACTGGGAAGCCTTGTAGCTCACACTGCAGTGACAGGTAAACACCTTGGTGTGTTGTACAGACAAAGGGGTGCAAGACAATGTAGGTTGTGAACTCCCTGTTTCATACTTTCATCCTTCTTGTAGGGAAGCTTACCTGGCTTTCAATCGGGAAGTATTAAAAGCAATAGCAGGACTGCTGTCCAGAACCTTAAAAGATAGAAAATGTCCATCTTCAAGTGAATTATTTTTGCTccttattttcaggttttgatgTTGCAAAGACAGGTGATGCCAGAATTGGCTTTGTGGGTTTTCCGTCAGTGGGGAAATCTACTCTTCTAAGTAATCTTGCTGGTGTATACTCTGAAGTGGCAGCGTATGAATTCACTACACTAACCACCGTGCCTGGAGTCATTAGATACAAAGGAGCAAAGATACAGGTGCGatcctttttggtttgttgaGGATAAATTGGTATATATAGATGCAGTGGTGTTACGGCTGAATGGTGTAGCATGACGTTAGTAGGTTAGAAATTGTGCTTGAGAATATAGTGGAAATGTTTCCATGAGGTACTGGTTTTACCCTGCCTTTCACTTTGCTCTGGGAAGAAGTTCCAGTAATAGTTCTCATATTCTCTTTGAGATGATCTGTTCCACTGTACCAATAGGGCACATGGGGTAGTACAATATATGAATCAAAACGGAAACAGTTTTGCCATATTTTATTCAGATTTGCGGTAGAGTCAGTGGTttaagaaaaaggtaaaagtaGGATATGTTGTTTTCtccatgaagaaaaatacttttctcatgAGTTACCTTCTTTCCTCTGAACAAATAGCTACTTGATCTCCCAGGAATTATTGAAGGTGCCAAGGATGGTAAAGGCCGAGGACGGCAAGTCATTGCAGGTGAGTATATTagagctggaggcagcatcCTATCACTGGTTCACAGCTGTAGTACAGCTTATGAGAATGAATGGTTGAATCACTGTTTCTGCTCTCTATAAAAAGCTGAATTGTATGCTGGAATTGAGCTGCCTGCTGTGAAGCAgtagctgttttcattttgttctgttttcagttttggctTTATGCATTTGCTGAGTTCGTGCTCTGCATTGACACTGCAATGGAAGTATATTACCAAGTTTGAAGTCAGATGTGGTCCCATAGTAAACAAGGCTGCTGTCTTCATTTCTTTGCCTAGCTTATTCTCATCAGTCTGGTGTCTGAATGTAGAGAGGAAGGAGGATTTTTACAGCCTCTGTGATTTTTAGAACATGTAAGGATCTGTCTATCAGTGATGCTTGGCCAGCACTACAAATTTCAGTCTTgtgctgaaatttaaaaataagcaatgtGCTGGCCTTCAGGGTTTGAATATTGTCATCGGTCCACTGAGCcatattttgtgttgttttgaCTCAAATTGTGGGAGCATACTTTTTTGAGagattactttctttttctgattcttaGTTGCTCGAACCTGTAATCTTATTCTGATTGTTCTGGATGTGCTGAAACCACTCGGtcacaaaaaaatcatagaGAATGAACTGGAGGGATTTGGAATTCGTCTGAATAGCAAGCCCCCCAAtattggctttaaaaaaaaggataaaggaGGCATTAATCTTACAGCCACAGTAAGTTGGAAGTTTTCtttaaccaaaataaaaaaaatactgcttgaaGAAAGAGGCATTTGCAGTTAATGGCATGCCTGGGACCATTCCTGTGCTGCGACTTTAGAAGCTGAACTGCTTGCTGTACTGTGCTGTAGTCAGCTACTTTTCTGGGATGCTATCCATACCTGTCGTGGGAGCCCTGACCCACCTCCTTGCCCTCAAATCAGAGGCTTGGTCGCTTTCCAACAGTTAGAAGTTCCAAGGCCTAAAGGAGAGTGTGCAAAAACTGCCTCTTGTTAAAGCGTTCTTCTGGAGAAGATGCTCGGAGTTCCCGGCCTTTTGACCTGGACTACTCCTCATTTCCCATTTACCACTGAATCTTTAAAAGTGTAAAAGTAGCCAGAGTTACCAAAAACCAGAACTCTGCTCTGGGATCTAAGTATTTAACATGTAGTTGTCTGGGCACTGAACTAGTAGATATGTGGGTTTGCTTTGCAACTGGTCCCAGATTGACAGGAAACACCTGAAATGTCTGATTGCAGCCATCAGTGTGGCATTAGTGTAAAGAAAGCTGTTaagattt contains these protein-coding regions:
- the DRG1 gene encoding developmentally-regulated GTP-binding protein 1, whose amino-acid sequence is MSGTLAKIAEIEAEMARTQKNKATAHHLGLLKARLAKLRRELITPKGGGGGGPGEGFDVAKTGDARIGFVGFPSVGKSTLLSNLAGVYSEVAAYEFTTLTTVPGVIRYKGAKIQLLDLPGIIEGAKDGKGRGRQVIAVARTCNLILIVLDVLKPLGHKKIIENELEGFGIRLNSKPPNIGFKKKDKGGINLTATCPQSELDTETVKSILAEYKIHNADVTLRSDATADDLIDVVEGNRVYIPCIYVLNKIDQISIEELDIIYKVPHCVPISAHHRWNFDDLLEKIWDYLKLVRIYTKPKGQLPDYTSPVVLPYCKTTVEDFCMKIHKNLIKDFKYALVWGSSVKHNPQKVGKDHTLEDEDVIQIVKK